In Trifolium pratense cultivar HEN17-A07 linkage group LG7, ARS_RC_1.1, whole genome shotgun sequence, a genomic segment contains:
- the LOC123899877 gene encoding F-box/kelch-repeat protein At3g23880-like yields MMTAGSKGDGENNGASYQSPTEETVTPISSSSTTPDNSSIDAPSLPFDLVTEILCWIPVKFLLQFCCVCKSWNYLISHDSEFQKKHFRLSTTIHDRLHLILTPRPFSASCEFLLSDILISSIFNNNLSTITATHLNYPLIPNKGRCFGGVSSRDGIFCFAINELSALLFNPSIRKFKLLPPLKNPPLNHYLQTIYTLVYHRFTDNYKIVAVSSDIGRQINVNTHTFGTDHWTKIQNIPNCCRLCGMGISVNDTVNWLVYDSSCSLWVILSLDLEDYSYRKFLHPLSNERSNSKMIFQELKGCLCILSQCANYADVWIMKEHGNEQSWTKLLSVPYMTDARSFAYSRAIYVSEDDQVLMRFFKSRKFGLIIYDFKNDTFKIPTIQNINDQMRPTIYVESLISPFSQY; encoded by the coding sequence ATGATGACGGCAGGTAGCAAAGGCGATGGCGAAAACAACGGCGCTTCTTACCAGTCACCGACGGAGGAAACGGTAACACCAATCTCTTCCTCATCCACAACTCCAGACAATTCATCAATTGACGCGCCGTCACTTCCGTTCGATCTTGTTACAGAAATTCTATGTTGGATCCCTGTGAAATTCCTCCTCCAATTCTGTTGCGTCTGCAAGTCATGGAATTATCTCATCTCTCATGATTCCGAATTTCAAAAGAAGCACTTTCGCCTGTCAACCACAATTCACGACCGCCTCCATCTCATCCTAACTCCTAGGCCCTTCTCCGCCTCATGTGAGTTCCTTCTATCTGATATTTTAATCTCTTCTATTTTCAACAACAACCTTTCCACTATTACTGCTACGCACCTAAACTACCCTCTCATTCCTAACAAAGGACGCTGTTTTGGGGGAGTTTCCTCCCGTGACGGCATCTTCTGTTTTGCGATTAATGAATTGTCAGCTCTTTTATTTAACCCTTCCATTAGAAAGTTTAAGTTATTGCCTCCTTTGAAAAACCCACCACTAAATCACTATTTACAAACCATTTATACCTTAGTGTATCATCGTTTCACTGATAATTATAAGATTGTCGCTGTTTCTTCGGATATTGGTAGACAAATTAATGTTAATACTCATACTTTCGGTACTGATCATTGGACAAAGATCCAAAACATCCCGAATTGTTGCCGCTTATGTGGAATGGGAATATCTGTGAATGACACCGTTAATTGGTTGGTATACGATAGTTCTTGTTCTCTATGGGTCATTCTTTCGCTTGATTTGGAGGATTATTCGTATAGAAAGTTTTTGCATCCTCTCTCTAACGAGCGATCCAACTCTAAGATGATCTTCCAAGAGTTAAAGGGTTGCTTGTGCATCCTCTCTCAATGTGCCAACTATGCTGATGTTTGGATTATGAAGGAACATGGAAATGAGCAATCTTGGACTAAATTATTAAGTGTTCCGTACATGACAGATGCTAGGTCTTTTGCGTATAGCAGAGCAATATATGTTTCGGAAGATGACCAAGTGTTGATGAGGTTTTTTAAGTCGAGGAAATTTGGTTTGATCATCTatgattttaaaaatgataCTTTTAAGATTCctacaattcaaaacatcaatgATCAGATGAGACCAACCATCTATGTTGAGAGTTTGATATCACCTTTTTCTCAATATTAA
- the LOC123899876 gene encoding protein STRUBBELIG-RECEPTOR FAMILY 2-like translates to MASGYIARFIFFVILISLADSSHVKDLHKTLNYSPVLQGWKGVGGLLHNLQNLQHLDVCSNNIVGVIPIPFRLPPNATHMNMACCIYLCKNIRQSLSTTKKLRHLNLSHTFLFGPIGNVFTGLDNLEEIDVSSHNIVGVIPIPYSLLPNSTHMNMACCIYLSKNISHSLSTTKKLRHLNLSHNFLFGLVGNVFTGLDNLEKMNIQQNLFSGILPENVQTIPNLWIGGSKLYPLGDSPLWEFPFEYVIVEHSSSCPHTTQANANENFVRKHEKIPMGRGGIAFMVDGGTLLAKGFTLLLETGFAFFILIHFNKLLLRLRSFGSSHITLVSHPVYAAEDDQVRMYLNKRSSHTKLLMLKAMQQGRRKKRKTTKAESSGGRSAENTPAVPRKKAVLIGVMYYKFGEDRLLHTLDEVEGMKTILMENFNFIDQDITILCDTNKYTHPTKVAIQRQLTLLVEEANAQDILFVYIAGHSIEFEVDKFGIWTSDSKFITDHFLSTKFMPKVPLEATLTVMINTCFAGNFMKGAIQSVNVVVFPLSESHEVTFDGHIYYEVLSGILEGETSTNIKVYRQLKKAVCALVIMGYDGLPVYCPERTTRTRNIIYQPINGVTHRYSHST, encoded by the exons ATGGCGTCTGGTTACATTGCACGTTTCATCTTCTTCGTGATTTTGATTTCTTTGGCAGATTCCTCACATG TGAAGGACCTACACAAGACCTTGAACTACTCACCGGTGCTCCAAGGATGGAAAGGAGTTGGAGGCTTGCTCCACAATCTACAAAACTTGCAACATCT TGATGTCTGCTCTAACAACATAGTGGGTGTGATACCAATACCATTCCGTCTGCCTCCCAATGCCACACATAT GAACATGGCTTGCTGCATCTATTTGTGCAAAAATATCCGTCAGTCATTATCAACAACGAAGAAACTAAGGCATCT GAATTTAAGTCACACTTTCTTATTTGGACCCATTGGCAATGTGTTCACTGGCTTAGATAACCTGGAAGAAAT TGATGTCAGCTCTCACAACATAGTGGGTGTGATACCAATACCATACAGTCTGCTTCCCAATTCCACTCATAT GAACATGGCTTGCTGCATCTATTTGAGCAAAAATATCTCCCATTCTTTATCAACAACGAAGAAACTAAGGCATCT GAATTTAAGCCACAATTTCTTGTTTGGACTCGTTGGCAATGTGTTCACTGGCTTAGATAACCTGGAAAAAAT GAACATTCAACAGAATCTGTTTAGTGGTATTCTTCCAGAAAATGTCCAGACCATACCAAACTTATG GATTGGAGGGAGTAAGTTATATCCATTGGGTGACTCTCCTCTCTGGGAATTTCCTTTTGAATATGTTATAGTTGAGCACAGTAGCAGTTGCCCACACACAACTCAGGCAAATGCCAATGAAAACTTTGTGAGAAAACATGAGAAGATCCCCATGGGTCGTGGAGGAATAGCTTTTATGGTTGACGGAGGAACATTATTGGCAAAAGGATTCACCTTATTATTGGAAACAGGATTCGCCTTCTTCATTCTAATTCATTTTAATAAATTGCTGTTGAGGCTGAGGAGCTTTGGAAGCAGTCATATTACACTGGTGTCTCATCCTGTTTATGCAGCCGAAG ATGATCAAGTTAGAATGTATTTGAACAAGAGATCAAGCCATACAAAGTTACTCATGCTAAAGGCTATGCAGCAAGGTCGTCGTAAAAAACGAAAGACAACCAAGGCAGAAAGTAGTGGAGGAAGAAGTGCTGAAAACACACCAGCTGTGCCAAGAAAAAAGGCAGTTTTAATTGGGGTGATGTATTACAAGTTTGGAGAAGATAGACTGTTGCATACCTTAGATGAAGTCGAAGGgatgaaaacaattttaatgGAAAACTTCAATTTCATAGACCAAGATATCACGATACTGTGTGACACCAACAAGTATACGCATCCAACAAAAGTGGCAATTCAAAGACAACTAACATTGTTAGTTGAAGAAGCTAATGCACAAGATATACTTTTTGTGTATATAGCGGGACATTCCATTGAGTTTGAAGTTGATAAATTTGGAATTTGGACTTCCGATTCTAAATTTATAACGGatcattttttgtctacaaaaTTCATGCCGAAAGTGCCGCTGGAAGCGACACTAACAGTGATGATCAACACTTGCTTTGCCGGGAATTTTATGAAAGGTGCAATACAAAGCGTAAACGTGGTAGTCTTTCCACTTAGTGAATCTCATGAAGTCACCTTCGATGGACATATATATTATGAAGTTCTCAGTGGAATACTCGAAGGAGAAACTTCAACCAACATCAAGGTTTATAGACAACTTAAGAAGGCTGTGTGTGCTTTAGTTATAATGGGATATGATGGTCTTCCAGTCTACTGCCCAGAAAGAACTACTAGAACCAGAAACATCATATACCAACCAATTAACGGTGTCACTCACAGATATTCCCACTCCACGTAA